The following are encoded together in the Juglans microcarpa x Juglans regia isolate MS1-56 chromosome 2D, Jm3101_v1.0, whole genome shotgun sequence genome:
- the LOC121249388 gene encoding uncharacterized mitochondrial protein AtMg00810-like, translating to MDIHNAFLHGELDEEVYMIPPPSYCIKGETCFIQSQTDHSLFTLITATSLTIVLVYIDDILVVGNDLSQVSYFKSVISTHFKTKNLGPLKYFLGLEVARSPLSIFLNQRKYALPMEQNLELNDTDGDLLPNPAPYRQLARRLIYLTITKFDIVFAVNILSQFMHTPQIPHMTAATRVLHYIKGTPGQGIFFSSSNDLHVSAYTKSDWVSCATTRRSTTGFFIPLGSSPIFWHTKKYTTIAHCSTEAEYRAMAVTTCELVWLQQLLHDLGISHTAPMTLYCDNQSALYIAHNHIFHERTAPNILRSTATLSVIAPFWSLHHHSSSLF from the exons ATGGACATTCACAATGCTTTCTTGCATGGCGAACTTGATGAGGAAGTTTACATGATCCCACCACCCAGCTATTGTATTAAGGGGGAGACAT GTTTCATTCAATCTCAGACCGATCACTCTCTATTTACATTGATCACTGCTACCAGCCTCACAATTGTTCTCGTTTATATTGATGACATCTTGGTTGTAGGCAATGATCTTTCTCAAGTCTCTTACTTCAAGTCTGTTATTTCTACTCACTTCAAAACCAAGAATCTTGGAcctctcaaatatttccttggACTTGAAGTTGCTCGATCCCCTttaagcatttttcttaatcaaCGAAAATATGCCCTTCCTATGGAACAGAACCTGGAGCTCAACGACACTGATGGTGACCTTCTACCTAATCCCGCCCCTTACCGACAATTAGCTAGGCGCCTCATTTATCTCACCATCACCAAATTTGATATCGTTTTTGCGGTGAATATTCTCAGTCAATTCATGCATACTCCCCAGATTCCACACATGACAGCTGCCACCCGTGTTCTTCACTACATTAAAGGCACTCCAGGTCAaggcattttcttttcttcctctaatGATCTTCATGTTAGTGCTTACACCAAATCTGATTGGGTCAGTTGCGCCACCACTCGGCGCTCTACCACTGGTTTCTTCATCCCACTTGGTTCTAGCCCTATTTTTTGGCACACTAAGAAATATACCACAATTGCCCACTGCTCTACCGAAGCCGAATACCGCGCTATGGCTGTCACTACATGTGAACTAGTCTGGTTACAACAACTCCTTCATGACCTCGGCATCTCACACACAGCTCCCATGACCCTCTATTGTGACAATCAGTCCGCTCTCTACATTGCTCACAATCATATTTTCCATGAGCGCACCGCACCAAACATATTGAGATCAACAGCCACATTGTCCGTGATAGCTCCGTTCTGGTCTCTTCACCACCACTCATCTTCCCTCTTCTGA